The sequence below is a genomic window from Granulicatella elegans.
GGAGAAACACGATACGGATGATTTTGAATATTGATTTGTGTATAATCTTCTGCCACTTCGAATTGAGAAACTAAATCTGTTAACGCACCAATGCGACGATTCCCTAATCGTGAAGCTGTATCACGATCAATCAATGGAATTTGGTTGACATCTGTTTTCGGAAAATCTGTCGCAAAATCCGCATTTTTCACTTGAATCATGTTAGAATAAGATGCCGCAAAAAATAATGGCGATAAAATAAAGTAACTTGCCGCAGCAATAATGACTAAAAATCCAACAATAGAGAGTACAATTTTAGAAACAAAGTGACTTCTAGACTGATTCGCTTGTTCCCATGAAAACTTATTCGTTGTCGTTTTAAAAGCAATACTACCGCCTGTCACCCATTCAATTGCTCCAACTAATCCTAAAATCAACGCTAAAAACACCCAAAAAGCAGGTGAAGCGTAGTGAATTGGTGGTAGATTTTTATAATAGTACAGTGCAATAATCATTACTGCAACAACATATAAAATTGACTTTGAAACATTCAACCGAAGGATCTTCCCTTGTTGATTGCTCGCACTTCGATTGGCACTATTCGTTACATCTTTCATTTAAATTCCTCCTTTTATTGTCTTCATTATAAGGTTCTCTTTCAGAACTGTCCATACAACTTTGGGATGATTTTGCTGTCTGACGGGAATTTTGGAAAACAACGATTCATTGATAAAAAATACCGCCTCTCAAAATGATCATTGGAAAGCGGTATTTTCTATACTTTGACATATTGAGCGATGTCATGCAATGATGATACAAAAAATTTTTCAAAGGTCAAACAATGTGATTTTCTGCGCATTGCACTGTTATTTCCATTTCGTTTATGGTACACTCTCACCGTAGAAAGTTTTAAAGCGGTGGCAATCTCTATAAAGGTAGGTGATGCTTATGAGCATCTTTTCAAAATCTATCGAAAGGAGGTTGCATTTTGTCAGTCTATGAAGCTTTGACATTGCTGTGTTCTTTTGCGACTTTACTTGTTGCATTAGTGGCACTCATTGTTAAACTGATAGAAATCAAGACAAAAAAATAACACCGCTCTAACTTTGGAAGGTTAGCGGCGTTATTTTAACGTCAAAATCTTGCCACCGTCTTTTCAACGGTCTACATCAGAGTCGAGTTGACGCTCGGCTCTTTTTGTATCTTTATTATATCAGAACTCCATAAAAATTCAAACAATGTGATTTTCTGCGCATTGCACTGTTATTTCCATTTCGTTTATGGTACACTCTCACCGTAGAAAGTTTTAAAGCGGTGGCAATCTCTATAAAGGTAGGTGATGCTTATGAGCATCTGTTTAAAATCTATCGAAAGGAGGTTGTATTTTGTCAGTCTATGAAGCTTTGACATTAGTGTGTTCTTTTGCGACTTTACTTGTTGCATTATTGGCACTCATTGTTAAACTAATAGAAATCAAGACAAAAAAATAACACCGCTCATAACTTTGGCAAAATGAGCGGCATTATTTAATGTCCTATAATTAGCCACCGTCTTTTCAATGGTCTACATCAGAGTCGAGTTGGCGCTCGACTCTTTTTGTATCTTTATTATATCAAAAACAAAATGAATTGCAAACTTCAACAACCATAAAAAACTTATTTAATTGGATACTCCCAACCACATTATCCCTTGTTGAGAAATCTTACGATTTGTCTATCTCTCACCACTAACCGTTGTAGTTGTAATTGAATCCGTATTCGAACCTACTTCTTTTTCTACACTTGAACTACCTGCAGCTATTTCTGGAGTTCCAAAAGTCGTAGGAGTCACTTCCTCTACTGAATGTTTCGGATTACTTGAAGAATGATTTTCTTCATTCGCTTGTTTTTCCAGAACTGATGATGTATTCGCAGCTTCTTTACGATGATCACTTTCAGTGTGAGTGTATCTCTGCGAATTCTCAACCGTTGTTCGCGCTTTTTTAGTCTCTTTTTGAACTTTCTTCACTTCTTGAGGGATATCTTTTAGCCATACACCTTTCGCATCGACTGTGTATCCATCCGGTGTTTTTCCACTCTTCACTAATTCTCCATTTGCTTTGAAGTAATACCATTGACCATCGATTTCAGTCCAGGCATCTTTTGCTTTCTCTCCTGAAGCTCTATAATAGTAGTTTCCATTCCAACCTGTTAACATATGTCCATCATTGGCTAGTACGTACTCATGTTTCTCTAACTGTAATTCTCCAGTTTTCATCTTGCCATCACTATCTAGATAGTACCAATTATCCTTATATTTGACCCAACCTGTCTTCATCTCACCTGATTCAGCTAAATAATACCAAGCCTTGTCAATCCATTTCCAGCCTTTTTGCATATCACCATCTTTGGATAAGTAATACCATTGACCATCAGAAATAGCCCAATCTGTTTCCATCTGACCATCGTTATTGAAGAAATACCATGAATCATGAATAAACTTCCATTTTGTTACCATTTCTCCAGAATCTTGGAAATAAAACCAACGATTACGCCATTTCTTCCATTGACTTTCTAACATTGCTCCATTCCCTTTGAAGAAATAATAGCGCCCACCGATTTCACTCCAAGCAATCGCATGTTCGCCTGTTGCATATCGATACTTCCAAACATCATCTTCTATATACCACTTCGCAGTAAAACTAGGAATTCGAGGATATTGTGTTGAAATATTCGTAAAACCATCCGTACGAATATCAAAAACTGTTGCTTCATATTCTGCACTACTCGCCTTAATCAGTTGTGCTCCAAAAGATTTTAACTGATTGATAACATCCGTAGCTACATGATGATTCTTCCAAGGATCATTGCAAGACGTTAATACCACAATAGAAGGATGTAGATTTTGTAGGAAATTCGTTGTATTCGAAAATTCCGCTTCAAAATGATGATTAAATTTCATCATATCGACTTTTCCAATCATTGGACCATAACGATCTTCATTCCCATAATCTAAGTTATTCAAATCTCCTGCAGTAAAAATTCTCTTACCATTCACTGTAATGACACTAATAATCGAATTCGAATTATCATCTACAACTGGAGTTAACTGTCCGTTCGTATACTGATTTTCATAATTGTAAAGTTGAATATCCATATCCCCTAAAGAAAAATGGGCTTGTTCTTTTGAAATATCCTGAATCACTGGAATTCCTTTTTGGCTCGCAACAGCTAACACTTTGTCATAATGATATTGACTATCCCAAAGTCTCTCCTTATCAGTAATTCGACTATCACTATAACGCTTCATATAGACTTTATTGACATTAAAATTCTCCATTAACTCATCTGCATTCCCAATATGATCCGAATGAGCATGCGTAATTAAAATAAAATCTAATGTTTCTACGCCTATATTTTTCAGATGACGCATCACACGTTCTGTCATGACATTACGATAATCGGTATTATCCCCATCACGATATGGATAACGAGAATCACTTCCGTCCGGAAAATCATAATCTTCCCCCGTATCAATCATCGCATAATGCCCATTACTTTCTAATAGAATCGCATCACTACCTGGATTCGTTGGGGACACATTTATAAAATGAATCTTGTTTCCGTTTCCTTCTTGTGCATGAATCGGATTCACAATACCAAGAAATCCAAAAATTGATACTAGTACTCCTACTTTCCACTTGTTCATTGAATATACCTCCCTTATGTAGTTTAGTATATACTATTATTACTGAAATCTCAAATATTCTTAAAAAGTTAAGCAAAAAGCGGCTCATCGACAGGATTTGTCGAACAACAAAAAAAAAGAGAGCTTTCGCTCTCTTTTTTAAGTTCGTTTAAATATTAAACCCATTCACCGTTTTCGTTTACGTTGTATTCGCCAACAGTTGTGTTTACTGATAATGCACCTGATTCATTAACGTGGTACCATTTTCCACCAACTTCGAACCATTGGTTAGCTTTCATAGCACCTGATTCTTCTAAGTAGTACCAAGTTCCGTTATCTTGTAACCAACCAGTTTCCATTACTCCTGAACCGTTTAAGAAGTACCAAGTTCCGTCAACGTTTACCCACCATTTTTGCATTACGCCTTCTTTGTTTAGGTAGTACCAAGAACCACCATCGTTAATCCAACCTTTTTTTGTAGTACCTTTAGAGTCTACAACGTAAGTCCATTCGCCTTTATCGTTTTTATTCCAACCGAATTTTGTAACTGGTTCTTGAGCTGGTTCGTCAGCTACTAATAACTCATCTAAATTAAATGCTACATTTTGTTTTGCAAATAAATCTTTTGTTTCTTTTAATTTTGTTTCATAAGTACTTTTCGCAGTTCTAGCTTCTAATCTTGCATTAGTATAGGCTTCTTGTGCAGTAGTCACCGCAGCTTTTGCAGTATTCACATTTGCTTCTAACTCAGCTAGTGTTTTTCCATCAATTTTTCCATTGTCTGCTAAATCTTCTAAATCTTCACTTGCTTTTTTTAGAATATCAAGTTCTTTTTCTGCAGTTTTTTGTTTTTCTTCTAATTTTTTAATTTCTTTTTCTTTATCAGCAATTTCATCTTTTTTATCAGTTACTTTTTTCTCGGCATCTTTAACTTTTTTTGCTAAACGAGCAAGTTCTTTTTTATGAGATTCTTTTTCTTGTTCATTTGCGCCATCAAGTAATTTTCTGCCAAGTTCTGCTTCATATTGATCCTTCGCTGTTTCTAATTCACCTTCTAAAGCTTCTAATTGTTGTTTCAAGCCATCTGGTGCTGCATTAGTACTATCATTTTTTTGTCTAATGCAATTTTAGCATTTTTCAACTCTGTATCTTTTGTACCAGGATGTGCAGAATCTCCTGAAAATTCAGCTTTTATTTCAGCAATTTTAGCATCGATTAATGCTTTTTTGCTTTGTGCACTCATTTGAGAATCTTTTGCTGCTTCAGAGATTTTTAATGCATCATAATATTCTTTTTCTGCTTTTTCAAAATCTGCAAAAGCTTTTTCAACTTTTTTGTCTGCTTTTCCTAATGCTCTATGCGCATTACGCAATTCATTAACTTTATTTTGACGTTGAACATAATTCTCATGCGCAACTGTTGCTTCTGGTGCTCCGTTCGCAATATTTAAAGCTTCATCTACAACGTTGTCCTCAGCACTAGCTGTATTGTACGCTGCAAACAATGTTAAAGCTGCAACGCTTGATAATAATAATTTTTTCTTCATAATATTCTACCTCTCTTTATTTTTTTTGGTTTTTATATTATAAGATAATGCTACCTCACTGATTGTCCATTGTCAAGCTATTTTACGAAAAAAGTTGTTTATTTTACTTTTTAGTGATGGTTATGATGGTCATCCGTTCATAACTTGTCATAGCAACCTGTGTATTCACAATACTTACAATATTGTTTTTTAAACACATACATCATAACACTTCTCTATAACTGGTGCAAGTCATGTTATATTACATTTTTTTTACAAATATTTTGTTCATTTATTACAATATAGATACTATAACTGATTCTGAATGAATAAGTTGTTTTATGATCTTTGTATATTTTATTTTCAGTCATTTCATGTGTCTTATTGAACCCTGCTTTTTCAGCGAACACATGAATGAAACCTAAGCGCCGTTCTAAGCAACTGAACTTCTTCCATTGTTATTTCTTCTGAACCAGCTGCTTTTCCATTCTGACTCTAAATCTAACAAACGTCTATACGCTGTTGATAGCACAATAAATACTACAATTCCAGAAATAATTGGCTTTGTAACTATCTAAAATAAAAACCAAAAACTCGATCGTGATCCATTAAAAGTTATGATAAACTATCTGTAGCAATGGAAAGGGCAATCATATTAATCTCAAATTTCATAACATCAAAAAAGAACAGCCTCTCTATAATGACTGTTCTTCCTGTCACTCCTATTCCATTTCTTTCCTAAACGCTTCAATTTCTTCCACTGACAATCCTGTATGCTTTTGGATTTCTTCCATTGGTAAGTTCATTTTGAAGCAGATCATGACTTGCCCTTTTCGTTCTCCGAGAGCTACGCCTTGTTGACGTCCGATTTCAATTCCTTCTTCCAATTGGTGTTTCATGACTTGATAGTATACATCTTCATATTTTTCCATTAGTGTCGCAAGCCTCCGTTCTTCACCTGATAGATTTGAGAAGTTCACTATTTTTTGTGCTTCTTTTAATCCTTTGCTTGATTTCGATGTAATTGTACCATTTTTTAGAAAGTCTCGCCACTCTGATAAATCTGTATTTTCTCCTTCTATAATAGCTTTATCTGTTAAGTTTACTAAATAGATTCGCCAATAAGGTTGATGTTTTTTATTTTTAATTTCTCTATGACAAGCCAAGTTGGTTAATCCAATCTCTACTCGTGCTTCTTGAAATTCTGAAAATACTGTAAAATTGGTAACAACAATAGAAATAATTGATTTTGCAGTTTCTGCTTTATAATTTTGCGTATAAGTGGTTGCCATGTAGTTAAAGATACGTTCAAAAAAATCTTTATGCTGATAGAGTTGCATTTCTATCATAATTTCCATTCCATCGTCTGTAGTAGCTACTACATCAACAATCGTACTATACATAACAGGATTTAGATTTTCTATCTCTTTTTGATAAGATTCTATCTGATACGGATTTGTTGGTCGAACATTTGTTAGTTTCATTCCCGTAACTGCCTCGATAAATTCTTCGAGAATATATTCCTTTCCTGTTGTTGTCATCATTTTTTTGAAGAGTAGGTCATTGGTTGGTTTGATTTTCATATTGATTCCTCCTTTATTTGTCTCTCCACCTATATATACGCAAAAAATGGCGAAAAATATTTTTCTAACGTGACAAAAAAGCCGAAGAGTTTCCCCTTCGACTTCTTACGCTCGTTCTATTTCAATCTATTCTTCTGTTTTGAACACTTTTGTCACGGTACGATCAACATAGGATGCAGATACAACACCTTCATATTCTTTCTTACCTGCTTTTTCAAAAGCATGTGTGTTAACGATTTTTTGCATCGCTGCTTTAATGGTTGCTTCATCCAAGTTTTCTACTGGTTTTGCAATGACCAAGTTTTTGTGTTTTCCATCTGCATTTTTGAAGACTAATGTTAATTCTTTTGTTGTTGTCATAGTTTTCCTCTCCTTTTCTTATTAAGCCATTGTGTGACGGTAATGTGTAACAACTGTTACGTAGCTCACTGGATCTTTCATCAATGTTTTTAATGCTTCTCCAATTTCTTTTACTGATTGTTCGTCAGCTGTTTCGATAAGGTTTGGTAAGCTTTTAATACGTTTTGCCTTTCCTTTATCCTCATCCATATGAAATACTTCTAATGTTGCTTTTTGAAATACTTTTGCCATTTTCTTTTTCCTCCTGTTTGTTTTCTTTTTTGTAGTGTCATGACTTCCTACACTATATAAAGAATTTTCTCGATTATTTTTACCCCTATTCGTTTAATGTTTGATTGACGATTTCTTGAATGGCATCATAGTCGTATCCCGCTTCTTCTAGGAGGTGTTTTCGTTCTGCTCCGTTTCCCCATAATCCAAGGATTACTTCCTTAGCTAGTGATTCATTTGTGGTAATAGCATCATTATTAGTAAGTTCTGTATCTCCTTCATCTGCAGATGGGACTGTTTTTTGAAAGTTCTCATCCACTGCTTCAGTAGATCCTTTTTGTTCGCTAATTGTTTCGAGCATTTCCTCTACTGTACTTCCTAATTGTGCCAACTCGTTCATTCGGAAGACGAAATATTCTTTGACACTTTCGGTTGTACCTCCATGTAATGCTAGACTTCTATGTGGGCATGAAGTCGGAACAAATTCATGATGAAGTCTTACCGTATCCGTTGTTATCGGTAGTCCATAATAGAGTAAATCTTCCGTTGCCTGCATGAGAGTGATGTCTTCATTTTCTAAAAACTCTTCATCCGAGACTTTCATACTTTCACAGACTTCATAACCAATCGAACGGATATTGCTCCACCAATCTCCAGTGTGATAGGCAATGTGATACGTATCTACTACTCTAACAATCGTGTTGCGATTACAATAATAATGGGCAATTCCTAATGATTTTTCACGGTATCTTAGCCATTCGATATATTGCACTGGTGTCATAGATCCTGCATCATTATGAATCACGACAAATTCAACTCCTACTAATCGTCCACTATTTTCCATTAACGTTTCATTGATTTTTTCTACCATTTGACTCTCCTCCTTGAATATATTGTTGATATTTCTTTTGAATGGCTTGTCGATCTCGGTAATATTTACTCTTACAACGTCCTTCTAGCTTTGCTAATTCCTTAATGGAATCGGATTGTTCTAAGAACAGCTTCAGCGTTTTCTTCTGTCTTGGAGTTAGTAACGTGTACAGTTTTTTCAAATCTTCCCTTGTCTCTAGTTGCGTTTGAACATCACTATCACTTCCTAGCATAAATTCCAAGCTTTCATCACTACACTCTCGCATTTTTTGCTGATTTTCTTTTGAAAATTCTCGTAAACAAATCCAACTAAACCCTCGTTTAATATACGCAGCGTAAATATACCGTTGTTCTTCTAGAGGATTCCCTCCTAATTTTTGAAAAGTTTCTAACATTAAGATTCGTCCTAATTGTAATAAGTCTTGATACTCTGAATTTGTATTGGCTACATGATATCCTCGTAATACAGAATGTAATACTGGTTCGAATGTTTGAAGATATTCTTCGCTCCATTCCGGTGGCATATCCCAATATTCCATACTCCTCTCTCCTTTGTGATTTTCTACAAGATCTTGTTGCTTAAACTGTATAATAAATAGTATAGAAAGACAAAATCCGTCTTCAGAGATTTCGAGGTTAAAATGGCGTTTTACGACTTAATTCCTTATTATTTTTATGTTTTTCTTATTTTTTTGTGATATTTTTCTCTTTTTAAATTTATTTTTTATCAATATAGGTGTATAATAAAATAAAAAAGCGTTTACAGGAGGTTTTATTATGTTAAACAAAGTTATAGATTTCAATCGTAGTTGTGAGGCTAGTATTTTCGAAACTTGTATTCAACATCAAGTTCCTGAAATGACACGAGATATCGTTTTGCTTTATGATGTTAGTGATGATTCTCGAACCGACTGCAATAGCATCATTGTCACCTGTTCTGGGCAGTGGTACCTCACTCGTCAAACTACCTCACAATTATTCGGCTTATTACAAAATAATATTTCTATTTCTTACACTCTTTCAAAAGAAATTACAAAAAAACTTTCTGCTGTTCGCAAAAAGATTCCCTATGCTTTTGATGATTTCCTATACTTTCCGATTTATACCTCTACTCCTCATCATCACTGGTGTGGCTATCATCACAATATTGATAAACAAAAAGTAGAAGATACACTCCACTTATACTTCGACCAATCATTAGAAATTATTTTACCTTATAAATATTCAACTGCTATGATGCATACACAGATTTTTGATGAACTGATTAAAAGTAACAATGAATTCAAAATCCATTTTTATAAAAAGTATCCTACTCATCATTCTTCTACTAAGGAAGAACTCTCTATCACTGAATTTTGTCATTTTTTCATTCCGATTATTTTAGAATATATTGATAAAGTGTCTCCTGATGAATTAGATGAA
It includes:
- a CDS encoding putative holin-like toxin, whose product is MLCSFATLLVALVALIVKLIEIKTKK
- a CDS encoding putative holin-like toxin — its product is MSVYEALTLVCSFATLLVALLALIVKLIEIKTKK
- a CDS encoding MBL fold metallo-hydrolase codes for the protein MNKWKVGVLVSIFGFLGIVNPIHAQEGNGNKIHFINVSPTNPGSDAILLESNGHYAMIDTGEDYDFPDGSDSRYPYRDGDNTDYRNVMTERVMRHLKNIGVETLDFILITHAHSDHIGNADELMENFNVNKVYMKRYSDSRITDKERLWDSQYHYDKVLAVASQKGIPVIQDISKEQAHFSLGDMDIQLYNYENQYTNGQLTPVVDDNSNSIISVITVNGKRIFTAGDLNNLDYGNEDRYGPMIGKVDMMKFNHHFEAEFSNTTNFLQNLHPSIVVLTSCNDPWKNHHVATDVINQLKSFGAQLIKASSAEYEATVFDIRTDGFTNISTQYPRIPSFTAKWYIEDDVWKYRYATGEHAIAWSEIGGRYYFFKGNGAMLESQWKKWRNRWFYFQDSGEMVTKWKFIHDSWYFFNNDGQMETDWAISDGQWYYLSKDGDMQKGWKWIDKAWYYLAESGEMKTGWVKYKDNWYYLDSDGKMKTGELQLEKHEYVLANDGHMLTGWNGNYYYRASGEKAKDAWTEIDGQWYYFKANGELVKSGKTPDGYTVDAKGVWLKDIPQEVKKVQKETKKARTTVENSQRYTHTESDHRKEAANTSSVLEKQANEENHSSSNPKHSVEEVTPTTFGTPEIAAGSSSVEKEVGSNTDSITTTTVSGER
- a CDS encoding Rpn family recombination-promoting nuclease/putative transposase — translated: MKIKPTNDLLFKKMMTTTGKEYILEEFIEAVTGMKLTNVRPTNPYQIESYQKEIENLNPVMYSTIVDVVATTDDGMEIMIEMQLYQHKDFFERIFNYMATTYTQNYKAETAKSIISIVVTNFTVFSEFQEARVEIGLTNLACHREIKNKKHQPYWRIYLVNLTDKAIIEGENTDLSEWRDFLKNGTITSKSSKGLKEAQKIVNFSNLSGEERRLATLMEKYEDVYYQVMKHQLEEGIEIGRQQGVALGERKGQVMICFKMNLPMEEIQKHTGLSVEEIEAFRKEME
- a CDS encoding DUF2922 domain-containing protein, coding for MTTTKELTLVFKNADGKHKNLVIAKPVENLDEATIKAAMQKIVNTHAFEKAGKKEYEGVVSASYVDRTVTKVFKTEE
- a CDS encoding N-acetylmuramoyl-L-alanine amidase, which encodes MVEKINETLMENSGRLVGVEFVVIHNDAGSMTPVQYIEWLRYREKSLGIAHYYCNRNTIVRVVDTYHIAYHTGDWWSNIRSIGYEVCESMKVSDEEFLENEDITLMQATEDLLYYGLPITTDTVRLHHEFVPTSCPHRSLALHGGTTESVKEYFVFRMNELAQLGSTVEEMLETISEQKGSTEAVDENFQKTVPSADEGDTELTNNDAITTNESLAKEVILGLWGNGAERKHLLEEAGYDYDAIQEIVNQTLNE